The following proteins come from a genomic window of Gimesia chilikensis:
- a CDS encoding phospholipid carrier-dependent glycosyltransferase, producing the protein MTAPVSRPANSMSMRILVWGTPLFFSLLILVQTGAFRTVKSPTFDETFYLSAALQTVHQGELDQRLPRKGVAPLPILLNYYPAVWATGGVSRAFIWKGELTDPPLINRARLMNALLVGISSMLVVYLWLYRRRGYLAGLLGAALLVFSPVMLAHFSLATTDSCFTLMALLALAALTGYWKRPLIRTLFWVALTVALAISAKYSGIFLLPCVLVVVILAAAQQQLKGVSPSQLWKLCQRVIVVFTLFLLLMIPFTWAFHLFAFAGPLKAVPYARTQDDSPWIRILGRGTTAQKIMELAHRELQSPAPLWGILHQIEHNSEGHPAYLHGEVSLDGWWYYFLLVWLWKSTPVELVFTVLTLILIPFLWQPARKNLLPILARDQTEAPSTEDETSETAPTPHAPCVWLLAGAVLLTLALMSRLNLGQRYLLIFYPLLILFTVDQIWPWLQKKKAVLYLFCGGCILFQIIALQTVRPHYLSYFNRLAGGPESGYQYLLDSNLDWGQDLPAARAALEELSPADRERCLICYFGTALPESYGIKAFNMRERMPTNPEDWKYLVISANYLQGLYSGKDPYQDFRSLIPLKRVGYSMFLFDLQSPEARQALETVIQVSIEMRKEYEQRVKAQSQAEEDEPGQR; encoded by the coding sequence ATGACAGCTCCCGTTTCTCGACCAGCCAACAGTATGAGCATGCGGATTCTCGTCTGGGGAACTCCCCTGTTCTTCTCCCTGTTGATCCTCGTACAGACTGGTGCCTTTCGCACGGTGAAAAGCCCGACTTTTGACGAGACGTTTTACCTGAGTGCAGCCCTGCAGACAGTACATCAGGGGGAACTGGATCAGCGTCTGCCTCGCAAGGGAGTGGCACCGCTGCCGATTCTGTTGAATTACTATCCGGCAGTCTGGGCCACCGGTGGCGTTTCGCGCGCCTTTATCTGGAAGGGGGAACTGACCGATCCTCCGCTGATCAACCGGGCCCGATTGATGAATGCTCTGCTGGTCGGTATTTCCAGCATGCTCGTAGTATATCTGTGGCTGTATCGACGTCGGGGATACCTGGCCGGATTACTGGGGGCGGCTCTGCTGGTGTTCTCGCCAGTGATGCTGGCTCATTTTTCTCTGGCCACGACGGACTCCTGTTTTACGCTGATGGCACTGCTCGCCCTGGCGGCTTTGACCGGCTACTGGAAACGCCCGCTGATCCGTACCCTGTTCTGGGTAGCATTGACGGTAGCACTGGCGATTTCCGCCAAGTACTCGGGTATTTTTCTACTGCCATGCGTGCTGGTTGTGGTCATCCTGGCGGCAGCACAGCAGCAGCTTAAGGGGGTTTCCCCGTCACAGCTGTGGAAGTTGTGTCAGCGTGTGATTGTTGTATTTACGCTGTTTTTGTTGCTGATGATTCCATTCACCTGGGCCTTTCATCTGTTCGCTTTCGCGGGACCGTTGAAAGCGGTTCCCTATGCCCGCACGCAGGACGATTCACCCTGGATCCGCATTCTCGGCCGCGGCACTACGGCGCAGAAGATCATGGAACTTGCTCACCGCGAGCTCCAAAGTCCGGCTCCCCTGTGGGGCATTCTGCATCAGATCGAACACAACTCGGAGGGACACCCGGCGTATCTCCACGGCGAGGTCTCTCTGGATGGGTGGTGGTATTATTTCCTGCTGGTCTGGCTCTGGAAAAGCACGCCGGTCGAACTGGTCTTCACCGTGCTGACACTGATTCTGATTCCCTTTTTGTGGCAGCCTGCCAGGAAAAATCTGCTGCCCATTTTAGCCCGGGATCAGACCGAAGCGCCCTCCACTGAAGACGAAACCTCAGAGACCGCGCCTACGCCACACGCGCCCTGTGTCTGGTTGCTGGCGGGAGCGGTACTGCTAACACTGGCGTTGATGAGCCGATTGAATCTGGGGCAACGTTACCTGCTGATTTTCTATCCGCTGTTGATTCTGTTTACCGTCGATCAGATCTGGCCCTGGCTGCAGAAGAAGAAAGCAGTGCTCTACCTGTTTTGTGGCGGTTGTATCCTGTTTCAGATTATTGCGCTGCAGACTGTCAGGCCACACTACCTGTCGTATTTCAATCGACTCGCCGGCGGTCCCGAGTCGGGCTATCAGTACCTGCTCGATTCCAATCTGGACTGGGGACAGGATCTGCCCGCGGCCAGAGCGGCCCTGGAGGAACTTTCCCCCGCAGACCGGGAACGTTGTCTGATCTGCTATTTTGGCACCGCGTTGCCGGAATCGTATGGGATTAAAGCCTTCAATATGCGGGAGCGGATGCCGACCAATCCTGAAGATTGGAAGTATCTTGTGATCTCGGCCAACTATCTGCAAGGTCTGTATTCCGGGAAAGACCCTTATCAGGATTTTCGTTCGCTGATTCCCCTGAAGCGGGTCGGTTACTCCATGTTCCTGTTTGACCTGCAGAGCCCCGAAGCCCGGCAGGCCCTCGAGACGGTGATTCAGGTCAGCATCGAAATGCGGAAAGAGTACGAGCAACGAGTCAAAGCACAATCGCAGGCAGAGGAAGACGAGCCGGGGCAGCGCTGA
- a CDS encoding DUF971 domain-containing protein, whose translation MELTPTELKRLDDQTLLITWSDGQRKRYAVSDLRKACPCVMCRNERKAAEHAPQQLTILAPTELAPLKIDRMALAGNYAYRITFSDGHNTGLFTFEHLRQLGEVVE comes from the coding sequence ATGGAACTGACCCCGACCGAACTCAAACGCCTCGACGACCAGACGCTGCTCATCACCTGGAGCGACGGACAGCGGAAACGCTATGCTGTCTCTGACCTGCGTAAGGCTTGCCCCTGTGTGATGTGTCGCAATGAACGCAAGGCGGCCGAACACGCTCCCCAGCAGCTGACAATTCTGGCCCCGACCGAACTGGCACCGCTCAAGATCGACCGCATGGCACTGGCGGGAAACTACGCCTACCGCATCACCTTCAGCGATGGCCACAACACGGGCCTGTTTACCTTCGAGCACCTGCGTCAGCTGGGTGAAGTGGTTGAGTAG
- a CDS encoding DUF1501 domain-containing protein: MQNMTDQLTMQVNRRSFLRQNTAGVGLAALATLLQESQAENLRAAEPKPTVTSGLHFPARAKRVIYLSQSGAPSQLDLFDYKPGLKKFHKTELPDSIRQGQRLTGMTSGQKSFPIAASMFKFAQLGESGTWMSELLPHTAKIADEICVVKSLFTEAINHDPAITFLQTGSIQAGRPSMGSWISYGLGSENRDLPTFVALTSGAGGQPLYDRLWGSGFLPTKHQGVKFRRSSDPVLFLSNPPGIDSELRREMLDELGTLNRIALEEKGDPEIATRISQYELAFRMQTSVPELADLSQESAETFDLYGEQAKQPGTYAANCLLARRLAERGVRFIQLYHRGWDHHLNLPSKIKQLTGETDQATAALILDLKQRGMLDDTLVVWAGEFGRTVYCQGTLTASNYGRDHHPRCFTVWAAGGGMKPGMTYGATDDFSYNITENPLPVHDLNATILHCLGIDHKKLTFKFQGRDYRLTDVHGNVAQPLLS; this comes from the coding sequence ATGCAGAACATGACAGATCAACTGACAATGCAGGTCAATCGCCGGTCATTTCTGCGCCAGAATACCGCCGGTGTGGGGCTGGCGGCACTCGCGACGCTGCTTCAGGAATCACAGGCAGAAAATCTGCGGGCGGCTGAACCAAAGCCGACTGTTACCAGCGGTCTGCACTTTCCGGCACGGGCGAAACGGGTGATCTACCTGAGTCAGTCGGGGGCACCTTCGCAGCTCGATCTGTTCGACTATAAACCGGGCCTGAAGAAGTTTCACAAGACAGAACTCCCAGATTCGATCCGCCAGGGCCAGCGGCTGACGGGGATGACCTCCGGCCAGAAGAGCTTTCCGATCGCTGCGTCGATGTTCAAGTTCGCCCAGCTGGGAGAGTCCGGCACCTGGATGAGCGAACTGCTGCCGCACACCGCGAAAATTGCCGACGAGATCTGCGTGGTCAAATCGCTGTTCACCGAAGCCATCAACCACGATCCCGCGATTACGTTTCTGCAGACCGGCAGTATTCAGGCGGGACGCCCCAGTATGGGGTCGTGGATATCATATGGACTGGGGAGCGAGAACCGGGATCTGCCGACGTTTGTGGCGTTGACTTCAGGAGCCGGCGGACAGCCTCTGTATGATCGTCTCTGGGGGAGCGGGTTTCTGCCCACGAAACATCAGGGAGTGAAGTTCCGACGTTCCAGTGATCCGGTGCTGTTTCTCTCGAATCCGCCGGGGATCGACTCCGAGCTGCGACGCGAGATGCTGGATGAACTGGGAACGCTGAATCGGATCGCGCTGGAGGAAAAAGGTGATCCCGAAATCGCGACCCGCATCTCCCAGTACGAACTTGCGTTTCGGATGCAGACTTCGGTTCCGGAACTGGCCGATCTGTCGCAGGAATCAGCCGAGACCTTTGACCTCTACGGAGAACAGGCGAAACAACCGGGCACGTACGCCGCGAACTGTCTGCTGGCCCGGCGTCTGGCAGAACGGGGCGTGCGGTTCATTCAACTATATCACCGGGGCTGGGATCATCATCTCAACCTGCCCAGTAAGATTAAGCAGCTGACCGGAGAGACCGACCAGGCGACGGCGGCGTTGATTCTTGATCTCAAACAACGGGGCATGCTGGATGACACGCTGGTGGTCTGGGCGGGAGAATTTGGTCGGACCGTTTACTGCCAGGGAACGCTCACCGCGTCGAATTATGGCCGCGATCATCACCCGCGGTGTTTCACAGTCTGGGCTGCGGGCGGCGGAATGAAACCCGGGATGACCTACGGGGCGACCGACGACTTCAGTTATAACATCACCGAAAACCCGCTGCCCGTGCATGACTTGAATGCGACGATCCTGCACTGCCTGGGGATCGATCACAAAAAACTGACGTTCAAATTCCAGGGCCGCGACTACCGCCTGACCGACGTGCACGGAAACGTGGCACAGCCTCTGTTGAGTTAA